The following proteins come from a genomic window of Pseudomonas sp. J452:
- a CDS encoding zinc-binding alcohol dehydrogenase family protein has protein sequence MKAIAYYQSLPIDHPEALQDVQLAEPQPGDHDLLVEVKAISVNPVDTKIRRNVQPEAGQAKVLGWDVAGVVKAVGAQVKQFRPGDRVFYAGAIDRPGANSELHVVDERIVGRMPGSLDFARAAALPLTAITAWELLFERLQIKEGQGDQQQSLLIVGAAGGVGSILVQLARQLTGLTVIGTASRAETRDWVQSLGAHHVIDHSLPLSEELKRIGIAQVSHVASLTHTDQHYAQIIEALAPQGRLALIDDPAQLDVVQLKRKSLSLHWEFMYTRSLFQTADMIEQHRLLNRVSQLIDDGVLKTTLGEHFGPINAANLRRAHALLESGQARGKIVLEGF, from the coding sequence GTGAAAGCCATTGCCTACTACCAGAGCCTGCCCATCGACCACCCCGAAGCCCTGCAGGATGTGCAGCTGGCCGAGCCACAACCGGGCGACCACGACCTGCTGGTAGAGGTGAAGGCCATCTCGGTCAACCCGGTGGACACCAAGATTCGCCGCAACGTCCAGCCAGAGGCCGGCCAGGCCAAGGTGCTGGGTTGGGATGTAGCCGGCGTGGTCAAGGCCGTTGGCGCGCAGGTCAAACAGTTCCGCCCCGGTGACCGGGTGTTCTACGCCGGCGCCATCGACCGCCCCGGGGCCAACAGCGAGCTGCATGTAGTCGATGAACGCATCGTCGGGCGCATGCCCGGCTCGCTGGACTTCGCCCGCGCCGCCGCCCTGCCGCTGACCGCCATCACCGCCTGGGAACTGCTGTTCGAGCGCCTGCAGATCAAAGAAGGCCAGGGCGACCAGCAGCAGAGCCTGCTGATCGTCGGCGCCGCCGGTGGCGTGGGTTCGATCCTGGTGCAGCTGGCCCGCCAGCTCACCGGCCTGACCGTGATCGGCACCGCCTCGCGCGCAGAAACCCGCGACTGGGTGCAGTCGCTCGGCGCGCACCACGTCATCGATCACAGCCTGCCGCTGAGCGAGGAACTCAAGCGCATCGGCATCGCCCAGGTCAGCCATGTCGCCAGCCTGACCCACACCGACCAGCACTACGCGCAGATCATCGAAGCCCTGGCGCCCCAGGGCCGCCTGGCGCTGATCGACGACCCGGCGCAGCTCGACGTGGTGCAGCTCAAGCGCAAGAGCCTGTCGCTGCACTGGGAGTTCATGTACACCCGCTCGCTGTTCCAGACCGCCGATATGATCGAGCAGCATCGCCTGCTCAACCGGGTCAGCCAGCTGATCGACGACGGTGTGCTGAAAACCACCCTGGGCGAACACTTCGGTCCCATCAACGCGGCCAACCTGCGCCGCGCCCACGCCCTGCTGGAGAGTGGCCAGGCGCGCGGCAAGATTGTGCTCGAAGGGTT
- a CDS encoding LysR family transcriptional regulator, whose product MLRLDDLALFARTAELGSLSAAARELDCSPAVASAALKRLEQQLQVRLFVRSTRSLRLTGEGEQFLEHARNALHSLEQGRQQLAGGKAAISGVLQLAAPSDFGRNVLLPWLDQLQQEHPQLSLRLLLSDRVADLFRQPVDIALRYGAPEDSSLVALPIAAQNRRVLCAAPAYLARHGAPRQLEELRQHNCLQYMLGGRVHERWSFSDGRRSQTVTVSGNRISDDADVVRRWAVAGQGLVYKSWLDVAADVQAGRLQVLLPHWQGEPTPLNLICAHREQLSKPVQLLREHLRQGCARLLQQAPWLGQ is encoded by the coding sequence ATGCTGCGTCTCGACGATCTCGCCCTGTTTGCCCGCACCGCCGAACTGGGCAGCCTGTCTGCCGCCGCCCGTGAGCTGGACTGCTCTCCGGCGGTGGCCAGCGCCGCGCTCAAGCGCCTGGAGCAGCAGCTGCAGGTGCGCCTGTTCGTGCGCTCCACCCGCAGCCTGCGCCTGACCGGCGAAGGCGAGCAGTTTCTCGAACACGCCCGCAATGCCCTGCACAGCCTGGAGCAGGGGCGCCAGCAACTGGCCGGTGGCAAGGCCGCGATCAGTGGCGTGCTGCAGCTGGCGGCGCCCTCGGATTTCGGCCGCAACGTGCTGCTGCCCTGGCTCGACCAGCTGCAGCAAGAACATCCGCAGCTCAGCCTGCGCCTGTTGCTCAGCGATCGGGTTGCCGACCTGTTCCGCCAGCCGGTGGACATCGCCCTGCGCTATGGCGCCCCGGAAGACTCCAGCCTGGTGGCGCTGCCGATCGCCGCGCAGAACCGCCGCGTACTGTGCGCCGCGCCGGCCTACCTGGCGCGGCATGGCGCACCGCGTCAGCTGGAGGAGCTGCGCCAGCACAACTGCCTGCAGTACATGCTCGGTGGCCGGGTGCATGAGCGCTGGAGTTTCAGCGATGGCCGGCGCAGCCAGACCGTGACGGTCAGCGGCAACCGCATCAGCGACGATGCCGACGTGGTGCGGCGCTGGGCCGTGGCCGGGCAGGGGCTGGTGTACAAGTCCTGGCTGGATGTGGCCGCCGATGTGCAGGCCGGCCGCCTGCAGGTGCTTTTGCCGCACTGGCAGGGCGAGCCGACGCCGCTCAACCTGATCTGCGCCCACCGCGAGCAGTTGAGCAAGCCGGTGCAGCTGCTGCG